In Heterodontus francisci isolate sHetFra1 chromosome 46, sHetFra1.hap1, whole genome shotgun sequence, a single window of DNA contains:
- the LOC137356851 gene encoding probable G-protein coupled receptor 139, translating to MEYPVMLQIERLFYPALAVFGVPVNLLAIVILSRGKCGLSKCITCYMVGMAASDLLVVISEPIFYRIGQMYFPDSFLFITPVCSFIYFLIITVTIVSVWLTVAFTFDRFLAICCEKLRAKYCSEKTAAMVIGTVSVLGCLVSVPWCFRFEPEYIIDNVPWYCITKPVFFTSTAWDGYVIVCVILVSCMPLFLILLLNVLTTMRILAASRGRRGLRGCSSGEKNKDPEMENRRKSIILLFSISGSFMLLWVTHVVFYIYQRITKMFSYSVTDPVYVTEVTANMLQLLSTCTNTCIYVLTQKKFREELKFAVSYPLKLIVKIVKS from the exons atggaatatccagtaatgcTTCAGATAGAACGCCTTTTCTATCCTGCTCTTGCTGTCTTTGGAGTTCCCG ttaacttgctggcgattgtgatcctgtcccgaggaaagtgcggtctctccaaatgtatcacttgctACATGGTTGGAATGGCAGCGTCTGATCTCCTGGTTGTTATCTCTGAGCCGATATTTTACAGGATTGGACAgatgtatttcccagattcattcctgttcattactcccgTGTGCAGTTTTATTTACTTCCTAATTATTACAGTCACAATAGTTTCTGTCTGGcttacagtcgctttcacctttgatcgatttctggccatttgttgtgagaagctgagagcAAAATATTGCTCTGAGAAAACAGCTGCAATGGTTATAGGAACTgtaagtgtgctgggctgtttagtgtcTGTTCCTTGGTGCTTTAGATTTGAACCtgaatatataattgataatgtccCCTGGTATTGCATCACTAAACCGGTCTTCTTTACTTCCACTGCATGGGACGGATATGTTATCGTTTGTGTCATTTTAGTCTCTTGCATGCCTCTCTTTCTGATTTtgttgctcaatgttctgaccACCATGCGTATTTTAGCGGCCAGCAGAGGTCGCAGGGGACTCCGGGGCTGCAGCAGTGGAGAGAAGaataaggacccagagatggagaatcgaaggaaatccatcatcttgcttttcagcatatctggcagttttatgttGTTATGGGTGACGCATGTTGTATTTTATATTTACCAGCGAATTACAAAGATGTTTTCTTACTCGGTCACAGACCCTGTTTATGTCACTGAAGTTACAGCCAATATGCTTCAGCTTCTCAGTACCTGCACAAACACCTGTATTTACGTCTTGACccagaagaagttcagagaagaacTGAAGTTTGCAGTGAGCTATCCACTCAAACTAATTGTTAAAATAGTTaagtcatag